Genomic window (Capsicum annuum cultivar UCD-10X-F1 chromosome 10, UCD10Xv1.1, whole genome shotgun sequence):
GCAAAGTAAAGGGAAGCACGTAGAAATATTATTATGTTAGTTATATATATAGCTATTGAAAATGCGATTTTCTCGttaaactgaaaaaagaaaaaaataattctttgctCCCCAAAAACTCCATCAATATTTTTGGGATAGaagcaataaaaaaaaaaaaaaaataacaagaagaaagagaaataaatctcttttttcttctttgtagtgATTTCTTCTTccacattcatttcattttctaatttagttttttttttatgggtacgtaacattaattatttattctccgATTCATCGAATTTTCATCTCTTCTTTTTCAACAATATGTTCTTGAAAATGCATATGTAATATGTTGGTTGTAAATTATTGGAAGATTGATCGTAAATCATCGTAGTAATTTCTATTTCGTGTGTTTGGTAAGATGAATGTCATTTATATTTAGTGTTcaaacatttatattttatcaCAAATGTATTCTCCGATTGcgtatattatgtatattaattcCACTTGCTAACCAAACATTAGAAAACATTTTCGACGTACATATTTATGtgatatacaccaaatatacatcatgttcatatatttgaatattgaaaCAATCTATGATGTGTGTTCATGTTTTTTTTAacagtactttttttttttttcaatcttcatAGGAATACTGTTAATGCAACATGTAAGTTTCTCCTAGGAGGCATATtggattaattttttgaaaaaagaagaaggagcaTTTAGGGAGAATTAACAAAAATGTCTTGCTGTGGAGGTGGAGAAGAAGATGCATACAGTGGCGGTCCGCCGTCGAATCAGAACACAGTTCCTCCTAGATCTGGAAATCCCTATGGTGGTGGTACTGGTGGTGGTAATGATCATATATACATTCTCTATTTTTCtgtttttattcatttgtatATTGATGTTCTGCATCGACCTATAGATGGATTGTGTTGCTTGAACGTGTTAAAAGGTAGATCTGTATAGGCTGTATCAATTAGTTTCGAGTATGTTTTAGTCATGTTAGTACCTTTACTTGTAGTACTTTTGGTGGTATGATCAATTACTTGTGGTCCTGCATCGATCTATAGATGGATCGGTGTTGATTGAACGTGTTAAAAGGGGGCGATATACACCTGAAATCACGTGAAAGGAAGTTGTTTGAAAGATGTATACTCTTGGACACGATTGGAGGTATAGAGATATATAGGCTGTATCAATTAGTTTCGAGTATGTTTTAGTCATATTAGTAACTTTACGCGGTGGTACTTCTGGTGGTATGATCATGCCATCTCACTTTTCTGTTTCTGATTCATCGATGAAATTTTCATTTGGATGTCCTGCATCGACCTCCTGATGGATCGGTCCATAGGTACAGAACTATGTTGATTGAACGCGTTAAAAGGGAATGTGAATCCATGCAGATCAATCGAAAAATAGGGTACAATGGGAGAAAATGTATCTATACAGACGACACAACTTAGTTGCGAACATGTTTGTCATGTTAGTACGCTTACGTTAAGGTACTGTATTTTCTAGGAGACTTTTAGTTCTGTCGAAGATGAATGAAGATTCATATTGCAGATCTCAATTTGTTTGAAACTGAAAGATGATTGTTTTCGTGCAGATGAGCACATTTTTGGCTCGATCATATCATATTGTAAATGAatttattgtattgtattgtattgtagcGAGTGATAGAGGAGAGCCGAGGAGCGCTGCAAGAGGTGGAACTCCTCAGAAAGTACTACCGATTGAGGCGCCAGTTTTCACCTTGGATGAGCTAAACCGAATGACTGGAAATTTCGGTCAGAAAGCTTTGGTTGGAGAGGGATCTTATGGCCGCGTTTTTTGCGCTAAATTAAGCAATGGACAGCAAGTAGCAATCAAGAAGTTGGATACTAGTTCTTCACCTGAACCAGATTCTGACTTTGCAGCTCAGGTTAGTGAATCGATGCTCCTTTTTCGCGATTCTTGATTGTTTTTCCTCTTAATCTGATGAAAAGAACACTTACACATGAAATGTTTCAACTTATTTCAGTTATCAACGGTTTCAAGACTTAAAAACGAGCATTTCATGACTCTGATGGGCTATTGTCTCGAAGGGAACAATCGTATATTGGTCTATGAGTTTGCGACAAAGGGATCTTTACACGATGTTTTACATGGTATGTCGAAAGTTTCTCTCATAATACTTTAGATAGTAGTTGTATGAATCCTAGCTTAGTTGATTGTGGACCTCGACTTGTTTGGAACTGAAGCGTAGTAGTAGTCATTGCTTTGTTGATTGTGGTGCCTTTTTTTCGCAGGTAGAAAAGGCGTACAAGGTGCTGAACCCGGTCCAGTTCTTACCTGGAATCAAAGAGTTAAAATTGCTTATGGTGCAGCAAAAGGCATAGAGTATCTACACGAAAAAGTTCAGCCACCTATAGTTCATCGCGATGTCAGGTCCAGCAACGCGTTGCTCTTTGATGATTTTACAGCGAAGATTGCTGATTTCAACATCTCGAACCAGTCTTCTGATACAGCAGCGCGTCTGCATTCCACTCGAGTTTTGGGAACTTTTGGCTACCATGCACCAGAGTAAGCCTTGCTTATAACAGCAGAACATGTAGTTTCTCTAGATAGCCTATTGCTTCACGCAGTTTTCACAAAACGGCGATAAAACAGAAGCGATTAAGATCATATAGTAGCTACAAGCTGTCCCATTTGCACCACAAATCGGACAAAGCAACCGTGTTATGTTAAGAGAAACAGCGATCAACTTAGATTTTCTTGTGTAGGTATGCCATGACAGGACAGATTACGCAGAAAAGTGACGTGTATAGTTTTGGCGTTGTTCTCTTAGAACTCTTGACAGGAAGGAAGCCAGTAGATCATACAATGCCTAAAGGACAACAGAGTCTTGTCACTTGGGTAACTTCTTATACTATTACCTCTTCTTGTTTAGTATTTGTACATACCTCTTCTAATAGGACCGAGGCGTGGTGGTGTTGTTTTTCAGGCAACTCCAAGACTGAGTGAAGACAAAGTGAAGCAATGTGTTGATCCAAAGCTAAATAATGACTATCCTCCAAAAGCAATTGCTAAGGTACTATACTTTTGTGACTTTTACCTATTTTTACGtattgaaggggagccttggagtaactggtaaagttgttgccatgtgaccaagaggtcacgggttcaagcttggaaacagcctctcgcagaaatgcaaggtaaggctgcgtacaatataCCCTTATGGCGGGGTCCTTTCCCGGACactgcgcatagcggtagctttagtgtaccgggctgcccttttaccTATCTTTACGTATTGTTTGGGACTGAGGCGTAGTTGTTGTTGTCGTAATGTTCTCTCAGTTGGCAGCTGTTGCAGCACTTTGTGTTCAATACGAGGCCGATTT
Coding sequences:
- the LOC107844721 gene encoding probable protein kinase At2g41970: MSCCGGGEEDAYSGGPPSNQNTVPPRSGNPYGGGTGGASDRGEPRSAARGGTPQKVLPIEAPVFTLDELNRMTGNFGQKALVGEGSYGRVFCAKLSNGQQVAIKKLDTSSSPEPDSDFAAQLSTVSRLKNEHFMTLMGYCLEGNNRILVYEFATKGSLHDVLHGRKGVQGAEPGPVLTWNQRVKIAYGAAKGIEYLHEKVQPPIVHRDVRSSNALLFDDFTAKIADFNISNQSSDTAARLHSTRVLGTFGYHAPEYAMTGQITQKSDVYSFGVVLLELLTGRKPVDHTMPKGQQSLVTWATPRLSEDKVKQCVDPKLNNDYPPKAIAKLAAVAALCVQYEADFRPNMTIVVKALQPLLNSMPSGPDSQA